One Telluria mixta DNA window includes the following coding sequences:
- a CDS encoding AraC family transcriptional regulator, translating to MITLSAHFLHGMLHAIRARHGDDVAAQVLAGAAIPPSLLDQPDARLTRQQYVALYRTIAATLDDEMLGLWSRPIRGGTLKYLMLSLLDAPTVLVALNRLVRFWNLLLDDYRLQISTKNDLVRLALVERAPGTPVTPLGHELMMKLIHGIASWLLGREISLHRIDFTFARPRHAEDHAFLFPGEVRFDADVTCIYFSYADCAEQFKREKHELWAFLKRAPEDWTFSAGQRGTLMARTRAYLEQHIAQPVTIQDLAQALHVSVRTLNRRFAEEGTRFQLVKDGLRRDIAVHRLANSNTGVAALAYDLGFADATGFCRAFKQWTGSSPTDYRKGNRQGE from the coding sequence ATGATCACGCTCTCTGCCCACTTCCTGCACGGGATGCTGCACGCCATCCGCGCCCGGCACGGCGACGACGTGGCGGCGCAGGTGCTCGCCGGTGCCGCGATTCCGCCATCGCTGCTCGACCAGCCCGACGCGCGCCTCACGCGCCAGCAATACGTCGCGCTGTACCGGACGATCGCGGCGACGCTCGACGACGAGATGCTGGGATTGTGGTCCCGGCCGATCCGCGGCGGCACGCTGAAGTACCTGATGCTCAGCCTTCTGGACGCGCCGACGGTGCTGGTCGCGCTCAACCGCCTGGTGCGCTTCTGGAACCTGCTGCTGGACGACTACCGGCTGCAGATCTCGACGAAGAACGACCTGGTGCGCCTCGCCTTGGTGGAACGGGCGCCGGGCACGCCCGTCACGCCGCTGGGCCACGAGCTGATGATGAAGCTGATCCACGGGATCGCCTCGTGGCTGCTCGGCCGCGAGATCAGCCTGCACCGCATCGACTTCACCTTCGCCCGCCCGCGGCATGCGGAAGATCACGCGTTCCTGTTCCCCGGCGAGGTGCGCTTCGACGCGGACGTGACGTGCATTTATTTTTCCTACGCGGATTGCGCCGAACAGTTCAAGCGCGAGAAACACGAGCTGTGGGCATTCCTGAAACGCGCGCCGGAAGACTGGACGTTCAGCGCCGGCCAGCGTGGCACCCTGATGGCGAGGACGCGCGCCTATCTCGAGCAGCACATCGCGCAGCCGGTGACGATCCAGGATCTCGCGCAGGCCCTGCACGTCTCCGTGCGCACGCTCAACCGGCGCTTCGCGGAAGAGGGCACGCGCTTCCAGCTGGTGAAGGATGGCCTGCGGCGCGACATCGCCGTCCACCGGCTCGCCAATTCGAACACGGGCGTGGCGGCGCTGGCGTACGACCTGGGCTTCGCGGACGCCACCGGATTTTGCCGCGCCTTCAAGCAGTGGACGGGCAGCAGCCCGACCGATTATCGCAAGGGCAATCGTCAGGGCGAGTGA
- the ahr gene encoding NADPH-dependent aldehyde reductase Ahr produces the protein MNTGTIRAWAAATAGGPLAPFAYDPGPLGPEDVEVEVEHCGVCHSDLSMLDNEWGITAFPFVPGHEAIGRVAALGAIAATKGLSVGQRVGVGWNVRSCQHCAACLRGDFHLCASVQATIVGHHGAFADRVRAHWIWTIPIPGALAAQNAGPLLCGGITVFAPLLQLHVPPTARVAVFGIGGLGHMALMFTRAWGCDVTAFTSSPSKVQEAMSLGAHHTASSRSDADLQRLAGSFDFVFITANAPLDWDAVIALLAPGGRLHFLGAVLQPVPVQVMSLIMGQRAISASPTGSRAQIDTMLRFATHHHVAPKVEHFPMRRVNDAMDHLRAGKASYRIVLDADFA, from the coding sequence ATGAATACCGGCACGATCAGGGCATGGGCCGCGGCCACGGCCGGCGGCCCTTTGGCACCGTTCGCATATGACCCGGGCCCGCTGGGACCGGAAGACGTGGAGGTCGAGGTCGAGCATTGCGGCGTCTGCCATTCCGACCTCTCCATGCTGGACAACGAATGGGGCATCACGGCGTTCCCGTTCGTGCCCGGCCACGAAGCCATCGGCCGCGTGGCCGCGCTCGGTGCCATCGCCGCGACCAAGGGCCTGTCGGTCGGCCAGCGCGTGGGCGTGGGCTGGAACGTGCGCAGCTGCCAGCACTGCGCGGCCTGCCTCCGTGGCGATTTTCACCTGTGCGCCAGCGTGCAGGCGACCATCGTGGGCCACCACGGCGCCTTTGCCGACCGCGTGCGCGCCCACTGGATCTGGACCATCCCGATTCCCGGCGCGCTGGCGGCGCAGAACGCCGGCCCGCTGCTGTGCGGCGGCATCACCGTGTTCGCGCCGCTGTTGCAGCTGCACGTGCCGCCGACGGCGCGCGTGGCGGTGTTCGGCATCGGTGGTCTCGGACACATGGCGCTGATGTTCACCAGGGCCTGGGGCTGCGACGTGACGGCGTTCACGTCTTCGCCCAGCAAGGTGCAGGAAGCGATGAGCTTGGGCGCCCACCACACGGCCTCGAGCCGCTCCGACGCCGACCTGCAGCGCCTCGCGGGCAGCTTCGATTTCGTCTTCATCACGGCCAACGCGCCGCTCGACTGGGATGCCGTCATCGCACTGCTCGCGCCCGGCGGCCGCCTGCACTTCCTCGGCGCCGTGCTGCAGCCCGTGCCGGTGCAGGTCATGAGCCTGATCATGGGCCAGCGCGCGATCTCGGCGTCGCCGACGGGCAGCCGCGCCCAGATCGACACGATGCTGCGCTTCGCCACCCACCACCACGTGGCGCCGAAGGTCGAGCATTTCCCGATGCGCCGCGTGAACGACGCGATGGACCATCTGCGCGCCGGCAAGGCGAGCTACCGGATCGTGCTGGACGCGGATTTCGCCTGA
- a CDS encoding pectinesterase family protein, protein MKPAFLAVLALCTPAGAATQLPPNGATNVNPDTHLVLRFASPPTIGHAGRIRIYDAADDRLVDELDMGIPAGPTERAAGPYPPYLATPYEYDGPRRSNADTKPGTPSAPGVAPAAGNYQLTIIGGFTDGFHFHPVIVHGNAATIYPHHDLLRYGKTYYVRIDPGVLTMADGSFEGVRDWRFTTKARAPAADARRVTVAADGSGDFDTVQGALDWVPDRHTGRVTVFVKNGDYEEIVYARNKHDVTVRGESREGVRIHYANNEVFNPHPPNVGTNELPGTFPSRRAAFALDHVHDMVLDNLTIATTANGQAEGLLLNGERTIVRDVTVEGAGDALQTNGSAYFENIRLTGTGDTILGRGPAYFRHCDITSRGAFMWIRNTQANHGNVFDRCTFHATGGETVLARLPDNKGRNYPYAEAVLLDATLTGIAPEGWGPVDGDASHVRFWEFNSRAADGKPVDVGKRHPASRQLDRDRDADTIAHYRDPAWVLGGWTPHSP, encoded by the coding sequence ATGAAACCCGCGTTCCTTGCCGTCCTCGCCCTCTGCACCCCGGCCGGTGCCGCCACCCAGCTTCCACCGAACGGCGCCACCAACGTCAATCCGGACACGCATCTCGTACTCCGCTTCGCCAGCCCGCCGACCATCGGCCACGCCGGCAGGATCCGCATCTACGACGCGGCCGACGACCGCCTGGTCGACGAACTGGACATGGGCATCCCGGCCGGCCCCACGGAACGCGCGGCCGGTCCGTATCCCCCGTACCTCGCCACGCCGTACGAGTACGACGGACCGCGCCGGAGCAATGCCGATACGAAGCCCGGCACGCCGTCCGCACCGGGCGTCGCGCCCGCCGCCGGCAACTACCAGCTGACGATCATCGGCGGCTTCACGGACGGTTTTCATTTCCACCCCGTGATCGTGCACGGCAACGCGGCCACGATCTACCCGCACCACGACCTGCTCCGCTACGGGAAGACGTATTACGTGCGGATCGATCCGGGCGTGCTGACGATGGCCGACGGCAGCTTCGAGGGCGTCAGGGACTGGCGCTTCACGACGAAGGCCCGCGCGCCGGCTGCGGATGCGCGCCGCGTGACCGTGGCGGCGGACGGCAGCGGCGATTTCGACACCGTGCAGGGCGCGCTCGACTGGGTGCCGGACCGGCACACCGGCCGCGTCACGGTGTTCGTGAAGAACGGCGACTACGAGGAAATCGTCTACGCCCGCAACAAGCACGACGTCACGGTGCGGGGCGAAAGCCGCGAGGGCGTGCGCATCCATTACGCGAACAACGAGGTGTTCAATCCGCACCCGCCGAACGTCGGCACGAACGAGTTGCCGGGCACGTTCCCGTCGCGGCGCGCGGCGTTCGCGCTCGACCATGTGCACGACATGGTGCTGGACAACCTCACCATCGCGACGACGGCGAACGGGCAGGCGGAAGGCCTGCTGCTCAACGGCGAGCGCACCATCGTCAGGGACGTGACGGTCGAAGGCGCCGGCGACGCGCTGCAGACGAACGGCAGCGCGTACTTCGAGAACATTCGCCTGACGGGCACCGGCGACACGATCCTCGGCCGCGGTCCCGCGTACTTCCGCCACTGTGACATCACCTCGCGCGGCGCGTTCATGTGGATTCGGAATACGCAAGCGAATCACGGCAACGTGTTCGACCGCTGCACGTTCCATGCGACCGGCGGGGAGACTGTCCTCGCGCGCCTGCCCGACAACAAGGGCCGCAATTATCCGTACGCGGAAGCGGTGCTGCTGGATGCGACCCTGACCGGCATCGCGCCGGAAGGCTGGGGGCCCGTCGACGGCGATGCGTCGCACGTACGGTTCTGGGAATTCAACAGCCGCGCTGCGGACGGCAAGCCGGTGGACGTCGGCAAGCGGCATCCGGCATCGCGCCAGCTCGATAGGGACCGCGACGCGGACACGATCGCGCACTACCGCGATCCGGCCTGGGTGCTGGGCGGCTGGACGCCTCACTCGCCCTGA
- a CDS encoding sensor domain-containing diguanylate cyclase produces the protein MPNELIQLPQSELLEYLRRQVDKMAELEQKIAGLEQDREELLRVACNVDSRLREYEEIKEGWDWFFANSLDMLIVHGLDGRLLRVNPAVERLLGYTPEEFMRLPLEDSAHPDDLADVLTHLRTIAEGTDGVNFEARTRHKDGRYRWLAWTTPAPTKDGRAMTHTYAIARDVTESRLTQQELLYRAQHDALTGLANRAAFDHEVGLALARAERLASPVSLLLIDLDGFKQVNDTLGHLAGDDVLRTVAARLRAASRKGDLVARLGGDEFACLTTGPSRAALDALAVRMLNVVCEPVAVGDVRAQVGCSIGIATADGDFDPVRLFAAADRAMYGVKARGKGDVAHAAAPA, from the coding sequence ATGCCCAACGAACTCATCCAGCTTCCCCAATCCGAACTGCTCGAATACCTCCGTCGCCAGGTCGACAAGATGGCCGAACTCGAGCAGAAGATCGCTGGCCTCGAACAAGACCGCGAGGAATTGTTGCGCGTGGCGTGCAACGTCGACTCGCGCCTGCGCGAATACGAGGAAATCAAGGAAGGGTGGGACTGGTTCTTTGCGAACTCGCTCGACATGCTCATCGTGCACGGCCTGGACGGGCGCCTGCTGCGCGTGAATCCGGCCGTCGAACGCCTGCTGGGCTATACGCCGGAGGAGTTCATGCGCCTGCCGCTGGAGGACAGCGCGCACCCGGACGACCTGGCGGACGTGCTCACGCATCTGCGCACGATCGCCGAGGGCACCGACGGCGTGAACTTCGAGGCACGCACGCGTCACAAGGATGGCCGCTACCGCTGGCTCGCCTGGACCACGCCGGCGCCGACCAAGGACGGGCGCGCGATGACGCACACGTATGCGATCGCGCGCGACGTCACGGAATCCCGCCTGACGCAGCAGGAATTGTTGTATCGCGCCCAGCACGACGCGTTGACGGGCCTGGCCAACCGGGCCGCGTTCGACCATGAGGTCGGGCTGGCGCTCGCACGCGCCGAGCGGCTGGCGAGTCCGGTGTCGCTGCTCCTGATCGACCTGGACGGCTTCAAGCAGGTCAACGACACGCTGGGTCACCTGGCCGGCGACGACGTGCTGCGCACGGTTGCGGCACGGCTGCGTGCGGCCAGCCGCAAGGGCGACCTGGTGGCGCGCCTCGGCGGCGACGAGTTCGCCTGCCTCACGACCGGTCCGTCCCGTGCGGCGCTGGATGCACTGGCCGTGCGCATGCTGAATGTCGTGTGCGAACCGGTCGCGGTGGGCGACGTGCGGGCGCAGGTCGGTTGCAGCATCGGCATCGCGACCGCCGATGGCGACTTCGATCCCGTGCGCCTGTTCGCCGCGGCCGACCGCGCCATGTACGGCGTCAAGGCGCGCGGCAAGGGCGATGTCGCGCACGCTGCCGCGCCAGCCTGA
- the fabF gene encoding beta-ketoacyl-ACP synthase II produces the protein MGLVSPLGCGVETAWGRLLKGESGLVGLSEEITEAIPAKVAGVVPALTDDRPWGFDADRFVEPKDQKKMDRFSMFALAAAREALQQAGWQPQTDDERERTATIVASGIGGFGAIVEAVRTTDGRGPRRLSPFTVPSFLANMAAGQISIRHGLRGPLGAPVTACAASAQAIGDAARLIRGGEADVAVCGGAEACIDRVSFGAFAAARTMSTSFNDDPTQASRPFDAARDGFVMGEGAGILVIEELEHALRRGAVPIAELVGYGTSADAYHMTSPPEDGDGGRRAMAQAIRQAGVAPELIGHLNAHATSTPVGDVSELAAIKTIFGAGRGPAVSATKSATGHLLGAAGGVEAIFTVLALRDQVAPPTLNLVQPDAAAEGVDVVGGAARAIATDYAISNGFGFGGVNASLLFRRMMPA, from the coding sequence ATGGGCCTGGTGTCGCCGTTGGGCTGTGGGGTCGAAACCGCGTGGGGACGCCTGTTGAAGGGCGAGTCCGGCCTGGTCGGCCTGTCCGAGGAGATCACGGAAGCGATTCCGGCCAAGGTTGCCGGCGTCGTGCCGGCGTTGACGGACGACCGCCCGTGGGGCTTCGATGCCGACCGCTTCGTGGAACCGAAGGACCAGAAGAAGATGGACCGGTTCAGCATGTTCGCGCTGGCCGCTGCCAGGGAAGCCTTGCAGCAGGCCGGCTGGCAGCCGCAGACCGACGATGAGCGCGAACGCACGGCCACCATCGTGGCATCCGGCATCGGCGGCTTTGGCGCCATTGTGGAAGCCGTGCGCACCACAGACGGCCGCGGACCGCGGCGCCTGTCGCCGTTCACCGTGCCGAGCTTCCTGGCCAATATGGCGGCCGGGCAGATCTCGATCCGCCACGGCCTGCGCGGTCCGCTGGGTGCGCCCGTGACGGCATGCGCCGCGAGCGCACAGGCCATCGGCGATGCCGCGCGCCTGATCCGTGGGGGCGAGGCCGACGTCGCCGTGTGCGGCGGCGCCGAGGCGTGCATCGACCGGGTCAGCTTCGGCGCGTTCGCCGCCGCGCGGACGATGTCCACCAGCTTCAACGACGATCCCACGCAGGCATCGCGTCCATTCGATGCGGCGCGCGACGGCTTCGTGATGGGCGAAGGTGCCGGCATCCTCGTCATCGAAGAGCTGGAGCACGCGCTGCGCCGCGGCGCGGTGCCGATCGCGGAACTGGTCGGCTATGGCACCAGTGCCGATGCGTACCACATGACGTCCCCGCCCGAGGACGGCGACGGCGGACGGCGCGCGATGGCACAGGCGATCCGGCAGGCCGGCGTCGCGCCCGAACTCATCGGGCACCTGAATGCCCACGCGACGTCCACGCCGGTGGGCGACGTGAGCGAACTGGCCGCCATCAAGACCATCTTTGGCGCGGGACGGGGCCCCGCCGTCTCGGCCACCAAGTCCGCGACGGGCCATCTGCTCGGCGCGGCCGGCGGCGTGGAAGCCATCTTCACCGTGCTCGCCCTGCGCGACCAGGTGGCGCCGCCGACCTTGAACCTTGTGCAGCCCGATGCGGCGGCGGAAGGCGTCGACGTCGTCGGCGGCGCGGCGCGC
- a CDS encoding sensor histidine kinase, with product MSVSSPVPVSSAMPLPPDVVVHASWFGRARQFPIFSMAWFRYRSIAFLTGLLAAALLNAALAAIPLQPQNVDWVDVLRIGFVFGVPCVVLVLLGPGLAVWVRARGWPVRREFAGLLCMLLLGMAASLATAFQLKHWYEAARVDPATGGRVVHLLPRVQFTVNWQAGPRFSVEPGTSWRKMSPEELKAFDVLQSAQAALARVAPAGEVPLTPQESAAVEAYLKLKSANTSLTPAQEQATQAGRAAFEKLLRYQVEQGTRPQPARAAPASPAYVAAQAKYDEALAEFQRVQARHAPATAMPAAAPRPGGHSTAGTAGAVVMLLAVVLLVCWLGGITDLVAFVRQRGKLDDVLRDQALRRADAARVEAELRLSVLAAQVEPHFLFNTLASVRSAIVSDQARAAAIVDHLADYLRATIPQMRHEAASGSVPLARQLDAARAYLALMHERMPRLAFAVEAEPGLEAAQVPPLMLISLVENAVKHGVEPKAGPARITVTARRVVDAGVALLELEVRDDGVGFGSATSGTGVGLANIQERLAGLYGGTAGMTLKALPEGGVAAILRLPLTA from the coding sequence ATGTCCGTGTCCAGTCCCGTGCCAGTCTCTTCCGCCATGCCGCTGCCGCCCGACGTCGTCGTGCACGCCAGCTGGTTCGGCCGCGCGCGCCAGTTTCCCATCTTCAGTATGGCGTGGTTCCGCTACCGCAGCATCGCGTTCCTGACCGGGTTGCTCGCGGCGGCGCTGCTGAACGCGGCGCTGGCGGCGATTCCGCTGCAGCCGCAAAACGTCGACTGGGTCGATGTGCTGCGTATCGGCTTCGTGTTCGGCGTGCCCTGCGTGGTGCTCGTGCTTCTCGGCCCGGGGCTGGCCGTGTGGGTGCGTGCGCGCGGCTGGCCCGTCCGGCGCGAGTTCGCGGGCCTCCTGTGCATGCTGCTGCTGGGGATGGCGGCCAGCCTGGCCACGGCGTTTCAGCTGAAGCACTGGTATGAGGCGGCGCGTGTCGATCCCGCCACCGGCGGACGCGTCGTCCATCTGCTGCCGCGCGTGCAGTTCACGGTGAACTGGCAGGCCGGGCCGAGGTTCAGCGTCGAGCCGGGCACGAGTTGGCGCAAGATGAGTCCGGAGGAGCTGAAGGCGTTCGATGTCCTGCAAAGCGCACAGGCGGCGCTGGCCCGCGTGGCGCCCGCCGGCGAAGTGCCTCTGACCCCTCAGGAATCCGCCGCCGTGGAGGCTTACCTGAAACTGAAGAGCGCGAACACGTCGTTGACGCCGGCCCAGGAACAGGCCACGCAGGCCGGCCGCGCCGCGTTCGAAAAGCTGCTGCGCTACCAGGTCGAACAGGGCACGCGGCCGCAACCCGCACGCGCTGCGCCGGCAAGCCCGGCGTACGTGGCGGCCCAGGCGAAGTACGACGAGGCATTGGCCGAATTCCAGCGTGTCCAGGCGCGGCACGCACCCGCCACGGCGATGCCCGCAGCGGCACCGCGGCCCGGCGGCCACAGCACCGCCGGCACGGCGGGCGCTGTCGTCATGCTGCTGGCGGTCGTGCTGCTCGTGTGCTGGCTGGGCGGCATCACCGACCTGGTCGCGTTCGTGCGCCAGCGCGGCAAGCTCGATGACGTGCTGCGCGACCAGGCGCTGCGCCGCGCCGATGCCGCGCGCGTCGAGGCGGAGTTGCGGCTGTCCGTGCTCGCGGCCCAGGTCGAACCGCACTTCCTGTTCAACACGCTGGCCAGCGTGCGCTCGGCCATCGTGTCCGACCAGGCGCGCGCCGCCGCCATCGTCGACCACCTGGCCGACTACCTGCGCGCGACCATCCCGCAGATGCGCCACGAAGCCGCGAGCGGCAGCGTGCCGCTGGCCCGCCAGCTCGACGCGGCGCGCGCCTACCTGGCGCTGATGCACGAGCGCATGCCGCGGCTCGCGTTCGCGGTGGAGGCCGAGCCGGGGCTCGAGGCCGCGCAGGTGCCGCCGCTGATGCTGATCTCGCTCGTCGAGAACGCGGTCAAGCATGGCGTCGAGCCGAAGGCCGGGCCGGCGCGCATCACGGTGACCGCGCGCCGCGTGGTGGATGCCGGCGTGGCGCTGCTGGAACTGGAGGTGCGCGACGACGGCGTGGGCTTCGGCAGCGCCACATCCGGCACCGGCGTGGGCCTCGCGAACATTCAGGAGCGCCTCGCGGGGCTGTATGGCGGCACGGCGGGGATGACGCTCAAGGCCTTGCCCGAGGGAGGCGTTGCGGCTATCCTGCGCCTGCCCCTGACAGCCTGA
- a CDS encoding LytR/AlgR family response regulator transcription factor: MPTAIIADDEDLPRSELRRLLADAWPDLRIVAECADGTGALAAIVQHRPDVAFLDIRMPGLSGLEVAAADGVTNVVFTTAYSAHAFEAFEAGALDYLLKPVTPARLRQCVERVRARAGVHDQDLGRRLADLERRLQPQAAPRMRWISASVGDTIKVIPVSSILFFQSEDKYTRVVATDGETHVRKSLKELLDALDPDEFWQIHRGVAVRADAIAHARRDLMGRITVQLRGRDEVFRASQTFAWRFRPM; this comes from the coding sequence ATGCCCACCGCAATCATCGCCGACGACGAAGACCTGCCGCGCAGCGAATTGCGCCGGCTGCTGGCCGACGCCTGGCCCGACCTGCGCATCGTGGCCGAATGCGCGGACGGCACCGGCGCGCTCGCGGCCATCGTGCAGCACCGGCCCGACGTGGCCTTCCTCGACATCCGCATGCCGGGACTGAGTGGCCTGGAGGTGGCGGCCGCGGACGGCGTCACGAACGTCGTGTTCACCACGGCCTACAGCGCGCACGCGTTCGAGGCGTTCGAGGCGGGCGCGCTCGACTACCTGCTCAAGCCCGTCACGCCCGCGCGGCTGCGCCAGTGCGTCGAGCGCGTGCGGGCGCGCGCGGGCGTGCACGACCAGGACCTCGGCCGGCGCCTCGCCGACCTGGAACGGCGCCTGCAGCCGCAGGCTGCGCCGCGCATGCGCTGGATCAGCGCCAGCGTCGGCGACACGATCAAGGTCATTCCCGTCTCGAGCATCCTGTTCTTCCAGTCGGAAGACAAGTACACGCGCGTCGTCGCCACCGACGGCGAGACGCATGTGCGCAAATCGCTGAAGGAACTCCTCGACGCGCTCGATCCGGACGAGTTCTGGCAGATCCACCGCGGCGTGGCGGTGCGCGCCGATGCGATCGCCCATGCGCGGCGCGACCTGATGGGCCGCATCACCGTGCAGCTGCGCGGCCGCGACGAAGTCTTCCGCGCCAGCCAGACGTTCGCCTGGCGCTTCCGGCCGATGTGA